One genomic window of Phycisphaerales bacterium includes the following:
- a CDS encoding ATP-binding protein, protein MSVEAWGTPFTNMLAGFGAGLLVAAGAGWWATRVLMRRARQAEGRARAAEHLAEIGSMTGGLAHEIKNPLSTIGMNAQLLAEAVGDLPSVDEQQRGRLVRRAGTLKREVERLGDILSDFLDFAGELRLSPTRVDVNRLVEELADFFLPQAESRGVRIRVELAGEPAWVSVDAPRLKQAVLNLMLNATQAMAEVSGTLPKELMLRVRRRPRDGWIEVHVTDTGPGMPDDTADRVFHPYFTTKQGGTGLGLPTSRRIIQASGGVLSFTSEEGRGTDFVIELPAGDA, encoded by the coding sequence ATGTCGGTCGAGGCCTGGGGCACCCCATTCACGAACATGCTCGCGGGATTCGGAGCCGGGCTGCTGGTCGCGGCCGGCGCCGGTTGGTGGGCCACGCGCGTGTTGATGCGTCGAGCGCGGCAGGCCGAGGGTCGCGCTCGGGCCGCCGAGCACCTGGCCGAGATCGGCTCGATGACCGGCGGGTTGGCCCACGAGATCAAGAACCCGCTCTCGACCATCGGCATGAACGCGCAGCTCTTGGCCGAAGCCGTAGGCGACCTGCCCTCGGTTGACGAGCAGCAGCGTGGCCGCCTCGTCCGCCGGGCGGGCACGCTCAAGCGCGAGGTCGAGCGGCTCGGGGACATCCTGAGCGACTTCCTCGACTTCGCGGGCGAGCTTCGGCTGAGCCCGACGCGCGTCGACGTCAATCGCCTCGTCGAAGAACTCGCCGACTTCTTCCTGCCTCAGGCCGAGAGCCGAGGCGTGCGCATCCGCGTGGAACTTGCCGGGGAGCCTGCCTGGGTGAGCGTCGATGCGCCGCGCCTGAAGCAGGCCGTGTTGAATCTGATGCTCAACGCGACGCAGGCGATGGCTGAAGTCTCAGGCACTCTGCCGAAGGAACTTATGCTGCGTGTTCGTCGCCGACCGCGCGACGGGTGGATCGAAGTCCACGTGACGGACACGGGTCCGGGCATGCCCGACGATACCGCCGATCGGGTGTTCCACCCCTACTTCACGACGAAGCAGGGCGGAACGGGCCTGGGCCTGCCGACGAGCCGACGGATCATCCAGGCGAGCGGCGGCGTATTGAGTTTCACCAGCGAAGAAGGACGCGGCACCGACTTCGTCATCGAGTTGCCAGCCGGCGACGCCTGA
- a CDS encoding cold shock domain-containing protein, translating into MTEQPTDLLEGIEGEVKWFDARKGYGFIIGPQGQDVMVHYSVIKGAGYRSLRDGSTVEYDAKKTDKGWKATRVERTGVVETRPDPDSVKRSPRR; encoded by the coding sequence ATGACCGAGCAGCCGACCGACCTGCTGGAAGGCATCGAGGGCGAGGTGAAGTGGTTCGATGCCCGTAAGGGGTACGGCTTCATCATCGGTCCGCAGGGCCAGGACGTCATGGTGCACTACTCGGTCATCAAGGGCGCGGGCTATCGCTCGCTGCGCGATGGCTCCACCGTGGAGTACGACGCGAAGAAGACCGACAAGGGCTGGAAGGCCACGCGCGTCGAACGGACGGGCGTCGTCGAGACCAGGCCCGATCCCGACAGCGTCAAGCGTTCGCCGCGTCGGTAG
- the pnp gene encoding polyribonucleotide nucleotidyltransferase, with the protein MADVLISEQIKVEREIAGRTMSIETGVVARLASAAVILRYGGSAVMATVVRANPRPGLDFFPMQVDYREKLPAAGKFPGGFRKREGAPNEKEILTMRMIDRPIRPLFPDGFIDEVQIQCWVMSHDGENDTDVLASVAASAALTLSDAPFEGPIATVRVGRVHTDDGPVLVANPTASQMDYSDLDMVLSGHADGINMIEVGAAEVPDDDVLDAIEFGQDVIGEILELIEDLAAEAGQEKRLGDNINLPADDVVQEVSKAAKTKLMKARQIPGKHERGQAVGEIRDEVLDAHFPIIEDGTPGEHLESTKRRAMAREAFRTLEKKVSRQLLVEKGVRADGRKPAELRPIFGQVGYFERTHGSALFQRGETQSLVSCTLGTGKDAQIVDGLMPEYSKKFTLHYNFPPFCVGEAGRIMGPGRREIGHGALAERSLLGILPGPDEFPYTIRLVSDITESNGSSSMASICGGCLALMDAGVPIRATCAGISVGRMTDENGENEVYITDIIGEEDFFGDMDFKIAGTRDGITGIQLDLKARGLEMDQIELIFDQAREGRLEIIDIMEQVIEAPRDDISRYAPRIETIKINPEKIGKLIGPGGKTIRAIQERWGVQIDVEEDGTVSVASTDGDSLAGAKQEIEALGEEIKVGSIYTGKVVSVRDFGAFIEIAAGTDGMCHISELKDGYVEKVTDVVNVGDEVTVKVILVDDQGRIKLSRKQALPPEERGGDEDGDREERGSRGDRGSRGRGRGRDRGGDRDRGGDRDRDRDGDRDREGGRDGRRSKRRGGRRPAAVD; encoded by the coding sequence ATGGCAGACGTTCTGATTTCCGAGCAGATCAAGGTCGAACGAGAGATCGCCGGCCGCACCATGTCGATCGAGACCGGCGTCGTCGCACGCCTGGCCTCGGCGGCTGTCATCCTCCGGTACGGTGGCAGCGCCGTGATGGCGACGGTCGTCCGGGCCAACCCAAGGCCCGGGCTCGACTTCTTCCCGATGCAGGTCGACTACCGCGAGAAGCTGCCCGCGGCGGGCAAGTTCCCCGGCGGGTTCCGCAAGCGTGAGGGCGCTCCCAACGAGAAGGAAATCCTCACGATGCGGATGATCGACCGGCCCATCCGCCCCTTGTTCCCCGATGGCTTCATCGACGAGGTGCAGATCCAGTGCTGGGTCATGAGCCACGACGGCGAGAACGACACCGACGTGCTGGCCTCGGTCGCCGCGTCGGCGGCGCTCACCTTGAGCGACGCGCCCTTCGAGGGCCCGATCGCCACCGTTCGCGTTGGCCGCGTGCACACCGATGACGGTCCCGTGCTGGTCGCCAACCCGACGGCCAGCCAGATGGACTACAGCGACCTGGACATGGTGCTCAGCGGCCACGCCGACGGCATCAACATGATCGAGGTCGGCGCCGCTGAAGTGCCCGACGACGACGTGCTCGATGCCATCGAGTTCGGCCAGGACGTGATCGGCGAGATCCTCGAGCTCATCGAAGACCTTGCCGCCGAGGCGGGCCAGGAGAAGCGTCTGGGCGACAACATCAACCTGCCGGCCGACGACGTCGTGCAGGAAGTGAGCAAGGCCGCCAAGACCAAGCTGATGAAGGCCCGGCAGATCCCCGGCAAGCACGAACGCGGCCAGGCCGTGGGCGAAATCCGCGACGAGGTGCTCGACGCGCACTTCCCGATCATCGAGGACGGCACGCCGGGCGAGCACCTGGAGAGCACCAAGCGCCGCGCGATGGCCCGGGAGGCCTTCCGCACGCTCGAGAAGAAGGTGTCGCGTCAGCTCCTGGTGGAGAAGGGCGTGCGCGCCGACGGCCGCAAGCCCGCCGAGTTGCGTCCGATCTTCGGGCAGGTCGGCTACTTCGAGCGCACGCATGGTTCGGCGCTCTTCCAGCGCGGCGAGACGCAGAGCCTGGTGAGCTGCACGCTGGGCACCGGCAAGGACGCGCAGATCGTCGACGGGCTCATGCCCGAGTACAGCAAGAAGTTCACGCTGCACTACAACTTCCCGCCCTTCTGCGTTGGCGAGGCCGGCCGCATCATGGGGCCCGGCCGCCGCGAGATCGGCCACGGCGCGCTCGCCGAGCGCAGCCTGCTGGGCATCCTGCCCGGACCCGACGAGTTCCCCTACACCATCCGCCTTGTCAGCGACATCACCGAGAGCAACGGCTCGTCGTCGATGGCGTCGATCTGCGGCGGGTGTCTGGCGCTCATGGATGCCGGCGTGCCGATCCGTGCGACGTGCGCGGGCATCTCGGTCGGCCGCATGACCGACGAGAACGGCGAGAACGAGGTCTACATCACCGACATCATCGGTGAGGAAGACTTCTTCGGCGATATGGACTTCAAGATCGCCGGCACGCGCGACGGCATCACCGGCATCCAGCTCGACCTCAAGGCCCGCGGCCTGGAGATGGACCAGATCGAGCTGATCTTCGACCAGGCCCGCGAGGGACGGCTCGAGATCATCGACATCATGGAGCAGGTGATCGAAGCGCCCCGGGACGACATCTCGCGCTACGCGCCGCGCATCGAGACCATCAAGATCAACCCCGAGAAGATCGGCAAGCTCATCGGCCCCGGCGGCAAGACCATCCGCGCCATCCAGGAGCGGTGGGGCGTGCAGATCGACGTCGAGGAGGACGGCACCGTGTCGGTCGCCTCGACCGACGGCGACAGCCTCGCCGGCGCCAAGCAGGAAATCGAGGCGCTGGGCGAGGAGATCAAGGTCGGCTCGATCTACACCGGCAAGGTCGTGAGCGTTCGCGACTTCGGCGCGTTCATCGAGATCGCCGCGGGCACCGATGGCATGTGCCACATCAGCGAGCTCAAGGACGGCTACGTCGAGAAGGTGACCGACGTCGTCAACGTGGGCGACGAGGTGACGGTCAAGGTCATCCTGGTCGACGACCAGGGCCGCATCAAGCTCAGCCGCAAGCAGGCGTTGCCGCCCGAGGAACGCGGCGGTGACGAGGATGGCGATCGCGAGGAACGCGGTTCACGCGGTGATCGCGGCTCGCGTGGCCGCGGCCGGGGGCGTGATCGCGGCGGCGATCGCGACCGTGGTGGCGACCGAGACCGAGACCGTGACGGTGATCGTGACCGCGAAGGCGGCCGCGACGGGCGTCGCTCCAAGCGGCGTGGCGGACGCCGACCGGCAGCGGTCGATTGA
- the rpsO gene encoding 30S ribosomal protein S15: MAIEPAVKQEVIGEHARHEGDTGSPEVQIAILTSRIKELSGHLREHRHDFHSRRGLILMVGKRNRLLRYLSRTNNDSYKALIQKLGLRK; encoded by the coding sequence ATGGCAATCGAACCGGCGGTGAAGCAAGAGGTCATTGGCGAGCACGCGAGGCACGAGGGCGATACGGGCTCTCCGGAGGTGCAGATCGCCATCCTGACCAGCCGCATCAAGGAACTCTCGGGCCACCTGCGCGAGCATCGCCACGACTTCCACAGCCGTCGTGGGCTGATCCTGATGGTCGGCAAGCGCAACCGCCTGCTCCGCTACCTGAGCAGGACGAACAACGACAGCTACAAGGCCCTCATCCAGAAGCTCGGCCTGCGCAAGTAA
- a CDS encoding DinB family protein, with translation MTQAPTNAQACGPLSTRLDVAPIEALAAMDWPDLVRRYAVGVEWFDPRLFHLPEGELDTPFKPDSGAGQLPIRALVTHLADCELVYLHRIRRAVAEQTPVLNVFDEQAFFDGPLYGRGTRSGVTSAPPVAGSVAVVHTLRRWSLDWLFDMDEAAQNRSAMHPERGSMTVRDMLAFATWHLEHHARFLNAKIELLAGPMPEAQAMPAGGCGPGCGCAAKADQGDAEQ, from the coding sequence ATGACGCAAGCCCCGACCAACGCCCAAGCCTGCGGCCCGCTCAGCACCCGACTCGACGTCGCCCCCATCGAGGCCCTGGCGGCCATGGACTGGCCAGACCTCGTCCGGCGGTATGCCGTGGGCGTCGAGTGGTTCGATCCTCGGCTGTTCCACCTGCCCGAGGGCGAGCTCGACACGCCCTTCAAGCCCGACTCGGGCGCGGGGCAGCTGCCCATCCGGGCCCTCGTCACGCACCTAGCCGACTGCGAACTCGTGTACCTGCACCGCATCCGCCGGGCCGTGGCCGAGCAGACGCCCGTGCTCAACGTGTTCGACGAGCAGGCATTCTTCGATGGACCGCTCTACGGCCGGGGCACCCGCAGCGGCGTGACGAGTGCGCCGCCGGTGGCCGGCTCGGTGGCCGTGGTGCACACGCTGCGGCGCTGGTCGCTCGACTGGCTCTTCGACATGGACGAGGCCGCCCAGAACCGCTCGGCCATGCACCCCGAACGGGGATCCATGACGGTGCGCGACATGCTGGCGTTCGCCACCTGGCACCTGGAGCACCACGCGAGGTTCCTCAATGCCAAGATCGAGCTGCTCGCAGGCCCGATGCCCGAGGCGCAGGCGATGCCCGCCGGCGGGTGCGGCCCGGGCTGCGGCTGCGCGGCGAAGGCCGACCAGGGCGATGCCGAGCAGTAG
- a CDS encoding acyl-CoA thioesterase yields the protein MTNPPPTSDPADGPCSEDGDWACSLRVMTMPRDTNQYGTIFGGVILSAIDQAAFVEARRHGVHRWVTASVDRVEFSQPVHVGDLVSCMTRTTRRGTSSVTVEVCVDAERYEGGDTVRVTRAQLTMVAIGPDGRPVPMTSPATAHLPTVAASTDRPPGP from the coding sequence GTGACGAACCCTCCCCCCACCAGCGACCCGGCGGACGGCCCCTGCAGCGAGGACGGCGACTGGGCCTGCAGCCTCCGCGTCATGACCATGCCGCGGGACACCAACCAGTACGGCACGATCTTCGGCGGCGTCATCCTCAGCGCGATCGACCAGGCCGCCTTCGTCGAGGCCCGCCGCCACGGCGTGCACCGCTGGGTGACCGCGAGCGTCGATCGGGTCGAATTCAGCCAGCCCGTGCACGTGGGAGACCTGGTGAGCTGCATGACGCGCACGACCCGAAGGGGCACCAGCAGCGTGACCGTCGAGGTGTGCGTCGATGCCGAGCGGTACGAGGGCGGCGATACGGTCCGCGTCACTCGGGCCCAGCTCACGATGGTGGCGATCGGGCCCGACGGACGCCCCGTGCCCATGACCAGCCCGGCAACCGCCCACCTGCCAACGGTCGCCGCCTCAACCGATCGGCCGCCCGGCCCGTAG
- a CDS encoding phosphoribosylglycinamide formyltransferase: MGDQPEPPRLLAMLSGGGRTLMNLLDEIEAGRLRARISGALASRPCPGVQRAEARGLPTRIVRGMIPAAELEAIAREHDASWIVLCGYLQRLEIPASLEGRIVNIHPALLPKFGGPGMYGDRVHRAVLEAGEAESGCTVHLCDAEYDSGPIVLQARCPVLPGDTVATLAARVFEAECRAYPEALTMLLARDEAAKEATR; encoded by the coding sequence ATGGGCGACCAACCCGAGCCACCCCGGCTGCTGGCGATGCTGAGCGGCGGCGGCCGGACTCTCATGAACCTGCTCGACGAGATCGAGGCGGGACGTTTGCGCGCCCGCATCTCGGGCGCTCTCGCCTCGCGGCCGTGCCCGGGCGTGCAGCGGGCCGAGGCGCGCGGCCTGCCGACGCGGATCGTGCGCGGCATGATCCCCGCCGCCGAACTCGAGGCAATCGCGCGCGAGCACGACGCGTCGTGGATCGTCCTATGCGGCTACCTGCAGCGCCTCGAGATCCCCGCCTCGCTCGAAGGACGCATCGTGAACATCCATCCCGCCCTGCTGCCCAAGTTCGGCGGGCCGGGCATGTACGGCGACCGCGTGCACCGGGCCGTGCTCGAGGCGGGCGAGGCCGAGAGCGGCTGCACCGTGCACCTGTGCGACGCCGAGTACGACAGCGGCCCCATCGTGCTTCAAGCGAGATGCCCCGTGCTGCCCGGCGACACGGTCGCCACGCTCGCCGCCCGCGTGTTCGAGGCGGAGTGTCGGGCTTATCCCGAGGCTTTGACGATGCTGCTGGCCCGCGACGAAGCCGCCAAGGAGGCGACGCGATGA
- a CDS encoding PDZ domain-containing protein has protein sequence MKMPLTLSVLLVACIAAVAQDGRVRPMSDAQLETEAYALATDGDYAGALPLFEEMARRDPESFVPPYNIASALAQLGRSDESLDALDRALELGFDDLAHLRHDPDLESIRETERFRAIIEAWPQRMEALAQARFDALTKRFGGNYATEEDAFLRLRFAVGLPQQSFAMAREELDLVSRWAVAHLFENLSEAEDASVPWVSVVIPTDGDFARWAARRHGAAARGATRQIAGTYDHDRKELVCKDLGATLRHEVFHALHYRSQSLLGQRHASWIMEGMASLVEDVDVNPDGTPAFAPSWRSNLVRKAHRGNGLKTLEQLAQTPDHLFVGTSQLLHYGHARTVMLYLVADGKLEAFYDNYVDTWDRDRTGIQALERTFGAEIDQIELSFRRWIERLPVAPEQNHPPTATLGIDVDGERGEGLAVLRIARNSPGRKAGLRPRDVLVAVNGQGTRDINELYRVIGRYLPGDTVVLSVRRGRRMLELPAQLASRREFDTVRIPGG, from the coding sequence ATGAAAATGCCACTGACGCTCTCCGTGCTCCTGGTCGCGTGCATCGCTGCTGTCGCGCAGGACGGTCGCGTGCGACCGATGTCCGATGCGCAGCTCGAGACCGAGGCATATGCGCTCGCGACCGATGGCGACTACGCCGGTGCGCTGCCACTCTTCGAAGAGATGGCACGTCGCGATCCCGAGTCGTTCGTGCCGCCGTACAACATCGCCAGCGCCCTCGCACAGCTCGGCCGCAGCGACGAATCGCTCGACGCCCTCGACCGCGCGCTCGAGCTGGGCTTCGACGACCTGGCCCACCTGCGGCACGACCCCGACCTGGAGTCCATCCGCGAGACCGAACGGTTCCGGGCGATCATCGAGGCATGGCCGCAGCGGATGGAAGCCCTCGCCCAGGCACGCTTCGACGCGCTGACGAAGCGGTTTGGTGGCAACTACGCGACGGAAGAGGACGCCTTCCTCCGCCTGCGATTCGCCGTTGGCCTCCCCCAGCAGAGCTTCGCGATGGCGCGCGAAGAACTCGATCTGGTCAGCCGGTGGGCCGTGGCCCACCTGTTCGAGAATCTATCCGAGGCCGAAGACGCATCGGTGCCGTGGGTCAGCGTCGTGATTCCGACCGACGGCGACTTTGCTCGATGGGCCGCCCGGCGGCACGGCGCGGCGGCCCGGGGCGCCACGCGGCAGATCGCCGGCACCTACGACCATGACCGCAAGGAACTCGTCTGCAAGGACCTGGGCGCCACGCTGCGGCACGAGGTCTTCCACGCGCTGCACTACCGCAGCCAGAGCCTGCTGGGCCAACGACACGCGTCGTGGATCATGGAGGGCATGGCCTCGCTCGTCGAAGACGTCGACGTCAACCCCGATGGCACGCCGGCGTTCGCGCCGTCGTGGCGCAGCAACCTCGTCCGCAAGGCCCACCGCGGCAACGGACTGAAGACCCTCGAGCAGCTCGCCCAGACCCCCGACCACCTCTTCGTCGGTACGTCGCAATTGCTGCACTACGGGCACGCGCGCACCGTCATGCTCTACCTCGTTGCCGACGGTAAGCTCGAGGCGTTCTACGACAACTACGTCGACACCTGGGACCGCGATCGCACGGGCATCCAGGCGCTGGAGCGCACGTTCGGCGCCGAGATCGACCAGATCGAGCTCAGCTTCCGCCGCTGGATCGAACGCCTGCCCGTCGCGCCCGAGCAGAACCACCCGCCGACCGCCACGCTGGGCATCGACGTCGACGGCGAGCGCGGCGAGGGGCTGGCGGTGCTGCGTATCGCACGCAACTCGCCCGGACGAAAAGCCGGCCTGCGACCGCGCGACGTCCTGGTTGCCGTCAACGGCCAAGGCACGCGCGACATCAACGAGCTCTACCGCGTCATCGGTCGCTACCTGCCGGGCGACACCGTGGTCCTGAGCGTGCGGCGCGGCCGGCGGATGCTGGAACTGCCCGCCCAGCTCGCCAGCCGGCGCGAGTTCGACACCGTTCGCATCCCGGGCGGCTGA
- a CDS encoding DUF2007 domain-containing protein — protein sequence MAADENHPEPVIIAQYATEIQATFAANMLREAGIRCEMVGGASSGFKAESPGHVRLLVSANDANKARVLLEEFDAQKSSDADEG from the coding sequence ATGGCCGCCGACGAAAACCACCCAGAGCCCGTGATCATCGCCCAGTACGCCACCGAGATCCAGGCGACATTCGCGGCCAACATGCTCCGCGAGGCGGGCATTCGCTGCGAGATGGTGGGCGGGGCTAGCTCGGGCTTCAAGGCCGAGAGCCCGGGCCACGTACGGCTGCTGGTTTCCGCGAACGATGCGAACAAGGCGCGCGTGCTGCTCGAAGAGTTCGATGCCCAGAAGTCGTCCGACGCCGACGAAGGCTGA
- a CDS encoding FUN14 domain-containing protein yields MATKAEHPEPGTPESELERRRKLAGWQIGLLIVSVLVMFAGVALGITGTLSGDAAQGEQELRQAEAAQGDGREVPASGFVGGPGDVTLPFPVPGVPGSTPPTEGGSDREPGSTVPAEQASEPPADPWSPAIFRMGFGFFVGFAMAYAFRAFAKFAVVSLGVFFLLLFGLQYAGLIEVQWGAMADRYDGLKSWLGAQFEGFTAFVTGALPSAGAALAGLGLGFLRK; encoded by the coding sequence ATGGCAACCAAGGCCGAACACCCCGAACCTGGAACGCCCGAGTCCGAGCTCGAGCGGCGGCGGAAGCTTGCCGGCTGGCAGATCGGGCTGCTGATCGTCTCGGTGCTGGTGATGTTCGCGGGCGTCGCCCTGGGCATTACCGGCACGCTCTCGGGCGATGCTGCCCAGGGCGAGCAGGAGCTCCGGCAGGCCGAGGCGGCCCAGGGAGACGGGCGCGAGGTGCCGGCATCCGGATTCGTGGGCGGTCCGGGCGACGTGACGCTGCCCTTCCCGGTGCCGGGCGTGCCGGGTAGCACGCCACCGACCGAGGGCGGCAGCGATCGCGAGCCTGGCTCGACCGTGCCGGCAGAACAAGCGTCCGAGCCGCCGGCCGACCCGTGGTCGCCGGCGATCTTCCGCATGGGCTTCGGCTTCTTTGTGGGCTTTGCGATGGCCTACGCGTTCCGCGCATTCGCGAAGTTCGCCGTCGTTTCGCTGGGCGTGTTCTTCCTGCTGCTGTTCGGCCTGCAATATGCCGGCCTGATCGAGGTGCAGTGGGGCGCGATGGCCGATCGCTACGACGGCCTCAAGAGCTGGCTCGGCGCGCAATTCGAGGGCTTTACGGCATTCGTGACGGGCGCTCTGCCGTCGGCCGGCGCGGCGCTGGCGGGCCTGGGGCTGGGCTTCCTCCGCAAGTAG
- a CDS encoding inositol monophosphatase family protein gives MFEVKKDVAPEVRKRLKLALEAAHAAGEVTLGYFQGDQLGTRRKEDGSPVTRADTEAEQTLRTAIAEAFPRDDIVGEEFGQTLGKAGGRSTGGDAFRWVLDPIDGTVSFVHGVPLYGVLVGVFQGESPVAGVVHMPALGETVYAALDGGAWWVPGPKQKPRPARVSDTDRLRDAMVVTTGLEYFAQIGAEKLYAGLSTSCGRIRGWSDCYAHVLLATGRCDAVVEPSIKVWDIAPLPSILGELGGVVSDWHGEHHLDSGHAIASNGHVHGELLSVVRGAVPRTDRDEAI, from the coding sequence ATGTTCGAGGTCAAGAAAGACGTCGCGCCCGAGGTCCGCAAGCGCCTGAAGCTGGCGCTCGAGGCCGCACACGCGGCCGGCGAGGTCACGCTGGGCTACTTCCAGGGCGACCAGCTCGGCACGCGGCGGAAGGAAGACGGCAGCCCGGTCACCAGGGCCGATACCGAGGCCGAGCAGACGCTTCGCACGGCGATCGCCGAGGCCTTCCCGCGCGACGACATCGTGGGCGAGGAGTTCGGCCAGACGCTGGGCAAGGCCGGCGGCCGCAGCACCGGCGGCGACGCCTTCCGCTGGGTGCTCGACCCCATCGACGGCACCGTCAGCTTCGTGCACGGCGTGCCGCTGTACGGCGTGCTCGTTGGCGTCTTCCAGGGCGAGTCGCCCGTGGCCGGCGTGGTGCACATGCCGGCGCTGGGCGAGACGGTGTACGCCGCGCTCGACGGCGGCGCCTGGTGGGTGCCCGGGCCCAAGCAGAAGCCGCGGCCGGCGCGCGTCAGCGATACCGATCGATTGCGCGACGCCATGGTGGTGACGACGGGCCTGGAGTACTTCGCGCAGATCGGCGCCGAGAAGCTCTACGCCGGGCTCTCGACGAGCTGCGGGCGCATCCGCGGCTGGAGCGACTGCTACGCCCACGTGCTCTTGGCGACCGGCCGCTGCGATGCGGTGGTCGAGCCGAGCATCAAGGTCTGGGACATCGCGCCGCTGCCGTCGATCCTGGGCGAGCTCGGCGGGGTCGTCAGCGACTGGCACGGCGAGCACCACCTCGATAGCGGCCACGCCATCGCGAGCAACGGCCACGTGCACGGGGAGCTGCTCTCGGTCGTGCGCGGGGCCGTGCCGCGGACCGACCGCGACGAGGCGATCTAG
- the sucC gene encoding ADP-forming succinate--CoA ligase subunit beta has protein sequence MKIHEYQARDILSQAGVPVPPAVVIEDASRAAAVFDEVTKGMTGVKLAVVKAQVHAGGRGKAGFVKLVKTAEAATEAAEFMLSNKMVSVQTGPEGLEVTKLLMAAGVDIAHEYYMAITTDRKTRRHVLIASSEGGVEIEKVAEENPDAIVRERLHPLLGLQPYQARKVAFALGFKGKLVGQAVKTMMALSKTFLEKDCSIAEINPLIVTKPTSEHPDGELLAIDAKFNFDDNALFRHKDLQAMFDPAEENQSELRAQEAGLSYIALDGNIGCLVNGAGLAMATMDTIALEGGTPANFLDVGGSASEEAVTEAFRIILEDDAVKGVLVNIFGGIMDCAVIAQGIVNAATEIGFEVPLVVRLEGTNVDAGRKILEEASGKLTTLQAASDLGDAAKKVAAAVA, from the coding sequence ATGAAGATCCACGAGTACCAGGCCCGCGACATCCTCAGCCAGGCGGGCGTGCCCGTGCCGCCGGCGGTCGTGATCGAGGACGCGAGCCGGGCCGCGGCCGTGTTCGACGAGGTCACCAAGGGCATGACGGGCGTCAAGCTCGCCGTCGTGAAGGCCCAGGTGCACGCCGGCGGGCGGGGAAAGGCGGGGTTCGTCAAGCTCGTCAAGACCGCCGAGGCGGCGACCGAAGCGGCCGAGTTCATGCTCTCCAATAAGATGGTCAGCGTGCAGACCGGGCCCGAGGGGCTCGAGGTCACCAAATTGCTCATGGCGGCGGGCGTCGACATCGCCCACGAGTACTACATGGCCATCACCACCGACCGCAAGACGCGGCGGCACGTGCTGATCGCGAGTAGCGAGGGCGGCGTCGAGATCGAGAAGGTCGCCGAGGAGAACCCCGACGCCATCGTGCGGGAGCGGCTGCACCCGCTGCTGGGGCTGCAGCCCTACCAGGCCCGCAAGGTCGCGTTCGCGCTGGGCTTCAAGGGCAAGCTGGTGGGCCAGGCCGTCAAGACGATGATGGCGCTGTCGAAGACCTTCCTCGAGAAGGACTGCTCGATCGCCGAGATCAACCCCCTCATCGTCACCAAGCCAACGAGCGAGCACCCCGACGGCGAGCTGCTGGCCATCGACGCCAAGTTCAACTTCGACGACAACGCGCTCTTCCGCCACAAGGACCTGCAGGCCATGTTCGACCCCGCCGAGGAGAACCAGAGCGAGCTGCGCGCGCAGGAAGCCGGCCTGAGCTACATCGCGCTGGACGGCAACATCGGCTGCCTGGTGAACGGCGCGGGGTTGGCGATGGCGACCATGGACACGATCGCGCTCGAGGGCGGCACGCCGGCGAACTTCCTGGACGTGGGCGGCAGCGCCTCGGAGGAGGCCGTGACCGAGGCGTTCCGGATCATCCTCGAGGACGACGCCGTGAAGGGCGTGCTCGTCAACATCTTCGGCGGCATCATGGACTGCGCCGTGATTGCGCAGGGCATCGTCAACGCCGCGACCGAGATCGGCTTCGAGGTGCCCTTAGTCGTCCGGCTCGAGGGCACGAACGTCGACGCGGGCCGCAAGATCCTCGAGGAAGCCAGCGGCAAGCTCACGACGCTGCAGGCCGCCAGCGACCTGGGCGACGCCGCCAAGAAGGTCGCCGCAGCGGTGGCCTAG